In the Phenylobacterium soli genome, TGCGGCGACGCCGGCATCGGCCTGGCGCCGGGCGAGGCCGGGGCGTTCGCCACGGCGGCGCGCGAGATGTTCGCGCGCGAATGGTCCCTCCAGGGCCGCACCGGACCGCTCGGGCGCATCGCGATCGTCGACGACTCGCCCGGCGAGCAGCACCTCTATCCCGAATTCCTGATCGCCCAGCGGATGCTGGCGGTCGGCGCCGTCGAGGTGCTGGTCCTCGACCCCACCGATCTGGCCCACCGCGACGGGGTGCTGTCCGCCGCCGGCGCACCGATCGATCTCGTCTACAATCGCCTGGTCGATTTCGCCTTCGAGGAGCCGCGCCACGCGGCGCTGCGGAGCGCCTACCTGGACGGCGCCGTGGTGGTCACCCCCAACCCGCATCTGCATGCGCTCTATGCCGACAAGCGCGACCTCATCCTGTTCTCGGACCTCACGACGCTCGCCGCATGGGGCGTGAGCGACCCGGCGCTACACGCGCTGAAGGCCGTGCCGCGCACGATCCGCGTGACGCCGGACAATGCCGATGAGCTCTGGCGGGAGCGCAAGCGGTGGTTCTTCAAGCCCACGCGCGGTCACGCCAGCAAGGGCGTCTATCGCGGCGAGAAGCTGACCACCCGCGTGTGGGCCGAGATCCTCGCCGCCGACTATGTCGCCCAGGCCTATTCGCCGCCGAGCGAACGCCAGATCGCCATCGACGGACGGCCGGAGACGCGGAAGCTGGACGTCCGGCTCTACACCTACGATGGCGACGTCCTGCTATCCGCCGCGCGTCTTTACCAGGGGCAGGCGACCAACTTCCGCACCCCGGGCGGCGGGTTCGCCCCGCTGTTCGTCGTCTAGGCTCCGCGCATGGGTGCAGCACCTCGGGCGACCACGGCCGGCCTACGGTCGCGGGTCGTGGTGGCGCTGATCGCCGCCACCTTCGTGATCTCAGCGAGCTTCGGCTTGAACATGCCGCTGTTGCCGTCGCTCATCGCCGCGGTGTCGCCAAGCGGAGCCGCCAGGGTTCCGCTGCACGCTGGTCTCCTGGGCGCCGTGTTCACGCTGGCCCTCGGCGCCGCCGCGCCGGCCTGGGGCGCGCTTTCGGACCGCACCGGACGGCGGGCGGTGCTGGTCCTCGGGATGGCCGGGTTCGCGATCACCTTGGCGGTGTTCGCCAGTCCGCCAGGCCTGACGGCGGTCTATAGCGAACAGTTCCTGAGCGGCGTCTGGGCCGCGGCGGTGATGCCGGTGTCCTCGGCGCTCGTGGCCGACCTTGCGCCGGACGACCACTGGCGGGCGAGCCGCCTGGCCTGGCTCAACATGGCGCTGGTGGCCGGCTTCATCCTGGGACCGGTCGCCGGCTCGGCCGCCGACCGGCTGCTGCTGCGTGACATCACGCCCGGCGTACTGGTCACCCCATTCCTGGCGACCGCGGTGCTGGCCGTGCCCGTCGTGCTGATGCTGTGGGCGTGGACGCCTCGGGGCCGGCCGGCGCCGAGCGCCCGGCCGGCGCCCCGCGCCAAGGGAAGGGCGCTGCGGCCGCTGCTCGTCCTGACCTTTGTGGTCTCCCTGGCCATCGGTGTCTTCGAGGTGGCCATCGCCATCCGGGGCGGCCGGGCCCTCGGCCTCTCCGCCGTGCAGACGGGGAGGCTGTTCACCGGCTGCAGCGTGGTGATGTTCGCCGCACAGGCGGCGGTCTTCTCCCGCTGGGTGAAGCCCGCGAGGACCGCGGCGGTCCTTGCGCCCGCCTTCGCCGCCATCGCGGGCGCCATGGCGTTGGCTGGCTGGGCGCCCTCGTTCGCCGTTTACGCGCTGGCGGTCGGTCTCTTTGCGGCGAGCGGCGGCGTGCTGGCGCCGGTGCTGGCCTACTGGGTCTCCCGTGAAGCCGGACCCGCGCAGGGAGCCCAGCTGGGACGCCAGACCGCTGCGGCGGGCCTTGGCCAGGCCGTGGGGTCGGCTTTCGCCGGCATCGCGTTCGATGTCTTCGGACCCACGGGAGCGGCCCTCTGGAGTGGCGCGGCCGCGCCCCTGGCGGCGGCCGTGCTGGCCGCGGCCGTGCACGCGCGGCTCACGACCGCCGAGCCTGCGAATGCGCTGGGGTAGCCGGTGACCGTCTTCCCCCAATCTCACGACACCTGGGTCCGCGTCCGGTGACCGTCCTCACCTCGCGCGAAGGCGCAGTGAGGTCGGGCCTTGGCGCTGCAACCTTCGCATATCTCACGGGATTGTCGCCGCGCCGCAGGCGAAGGGCGGGCGGCCTTTGCGGACGAACGGTTCGGATATGCGATCACAGGGCTGCGAGAGGGCGGCGCCTCAGGCGCCGCAGGCGCCTGAGGCGCCGCTCCATCCGCCACCGAGCGCCTTATAGAGCGCCACGAGGCGGATGGGGACGGCCACCGTGCTGTCAGCCAGTAGCAGCTCGTCCTGATGCAAGGTCCGCTCGGCGTCGAGCACACCCAGGATGCTGTCCACGCCGTTCTGGTAGCGAAGGCGTGTCAGCCGGACGGCGGTCCGGTCCTGGCTCACCGCCTGTTGCAGGGCGGCCTGGCGCGCCTGTTCGTCGCCAAAGGCCGTGAGCGCGCCGTCCGCCTCATG is a window encoding:
- a CDS encoding MFS transporter, which translates into the protein MGAAPRATTAGLRSRVVVALIAATFVISASFGLNMPLLPSLIAAVSPSGAARVPLHAGLLGAVFTLALGAAAPAWGALSDRTGRRAVLVLGMAGFAITLAVFASPPGLTAVYSEQFLSGVWAAAVMPVSSALVADLAPDDHWRASRLAWLNMALVAGFILGPVAGSAADRLLLRDITPGVLVTPFLATAVLAVPVVLMLWAWTPRGRPAPSARPAPRAKGRALRPLLVLTFVVSLAIGVFEVAIAIRGGRALGLSAVQTGRLFTGCSVVMFAAQAAVFSRWVKPARTAAVLAPAFAAIAGAMALAGWAPSFAVYALAVGLFAASGGVLAPVLAYWVSREAGPAQGAQLGRQTAAAGLGQAVGSAFAGIAFDVFGPTGAALWSGAAAPLAAAVLAAAVHARLTTAEPANALG
- a CDS encoding ATP-grasp domain-containing protein, with amino-acid sequence MSCGCEDNSSEASTMAGRLNAGCFCRTLDEAALSAALRETLGDLAAPILEARPHLFSHTPVFLSAGEVVELRAVVAAIEEVVRNPSYQRAALAWAPEIARRDLGPRGAFMGYDFHLTAEGPRLIEVNTNAGGAFLNALAGQAQRVCCGDAGIGLAPGEAGAFATAAREMFAREWSLQGRTGPLGRIAIVDDSPGEQHLYPEFLIAQRMLAVGAVEVLVLDPTDLAHRDGVLSAAGAPIDLVYNRLVDFAFEEPRHAALRSAYLDGAVVVTPNPHLHALYADKRDLILFSDLTTLAAWGVSDPALHALKAVPRTIRVTPDNADELWRERKRWFFKPTRGHASKGVYRGEKLTTRVWAEILAADYVAQAYSPPSERQIAIDGRPETRKLDVRLYTYDGDVLLSAARLYQGQATNFRTPGGGFAPLFVV